CCTCCGAGGCCTCGTCCGCCCCGAGGACATCTCCCAGCAGAATCAGGTTCTCTCCACCGCCATCTCCTCACTCGAGCTCGAGGTCCGCGGCAAAGGCATCATCACCGACTACACCCACCGCCCCAACGTACTCGTCCGTCTCCTGCAAAAGGCCCTCATCTTCTAGGCATAATGATGAATGTTAAACGGTTACTCGCCAACCCAAAGTGTCATCCTGAGCGAAGCCTCTCGCAGCTTTATTGCGAGAGGCGCAGTCGAAGAACCTGCGGTTTGTTTTTTATAGCCGCGACCCTTTCGTCGAGAGGCATCGCAACGCTCTGCTCTACGATGGCTGCACTCCTCATCTTCAGCACCTCAGCTGGAGCGACAGACATCCCAACCACCAAGCTCGCACGCATCAAAGACATCGCCTCCATCGAAGGCATCCGCGACAACCAGCTAGTCGGCTACGGAATCGTCGTCGGCCTGCAGGGCACAGGCGACAGCCAGCAGACCGCCTTCCCCATCCAGACCCTCGCCGCCACGCTCCTCCGCATGGGAGTCAGCGTTCCCGCCTCCTCCATCCGCGTGCAGAACCTCGCCGCCGTCTTCATCTCCGCCACGCTCCCGCCCTTCGCCCAACCCGGAACCAAGATCGACGTCACCGCCTCTTCTGCCGGCGACGCCCGCAGCCTCGAAGGCGGCCTCCTCCTCATGACTCCGCTCTACGGAGCCGACGGCAAGATCTACGCCCAGGCCCAGGGCCCGCTCGTCGTCGGAGGCTACGCCGTCAGCGTCAACGGCAACACCAAGCAGGTCAACCACCCCAACACCGCCCGCATTCCCTTCGGGGCCATCGTCGAGCGCGGAGTCTCCCTCGACCTCAGAGACCGCCACTCCCTCTCGTTGATGCTCAACGACGCCGACTTCCGCAGCGCCGAATCCGTCGCCGGAGCCATCAACCACAACCTCGGCCGCCCCACCGCCAGCGTCATCGACAGCCGCCGCATCGACCTCGCCATCCAGCCCGGCGAAGACGTCCCCGAACTCCTCGCCCGCGTCGAGTCCACCGAGGTCTCCCTCTTCCCCCGCGCCAAGGTCATCGTCAACGAGCGCACCGGAACCGTCGTCATCGGCGGAACCGTCGTCCTCCAGCCCGTCTCCATCCTGCATGGAGGCCTCGCAATCAACGTCGTCAGCCACTTCGAGATCTCGCAGCCATCCTTCTCCTCCACCGGAACCACTCAGATCGTCCGCCAGACCAGCGTCAGCGCCCAGGACAAGCCCGTCAACCGCATCGAGCTCAAAGAGGGCGCCACCGTCGACGACCTCGTCCGCAGCCTCCAGACCATCGGAGCCACAGCCCGCGACGTCATCTCCATCCTTCAGGCCATGAAGTCCGCCGGAGCCCTCGAAGCCGAGATCGAGGTCCTATGACCGTCTCCGCGATCACTCCCAGCCTGCAAGCCAACAACGCCGACACCCAGCGCCAGCACAAGCTAGCCGACGCCGCCCAGCAGTTCGAAGGCATGTTCCTGCAGGAGCTCCTCAAGCCCATGCAATCGGGCAAAGACGGCCTCACTGGCGAAGACGCCTCCGACAGCTCGACCGACACCCTCCAGAGCTACGGAACTGAGGCCGTCGCCAAAGCCATCTCCAGCCGCGGAGGATTCGGCATCGCCCGCCAGATCATCCAGCAGCTCAACAGCCCACACCAAAGGACCCAGAAAAATGTCTCGGAGCCCTAAAGTCCTTCCACGCCTTGCCGATACATTCCAGCAGTTGGAGGAATCCTCATGAGTTATACAAGCGGTATCGGCAACCTGCAGCAGATCCTGACCTCCCTCGCAGCCGCCCAGACCGGCAAGACCCAGCAGACGAACGTCGAGCAGGGACCAACCGGCAGCGGCCTCTCTGCCGCCCCCACCGAAAAGACCGACCAGACCCACCTCAGCTCGACCGGCGGACTCATCGCCCAGGCCCTCGACAGCGGCTCCGACGTCCGCACCGGCAAAGTCGCCCAGCTCCAGCAAGCCATCGCCGCCGGAACCTACAACGTCTCCTCGTCCGACGTCGCCAGCAAGCTCATCGACTCTCTCCTCAAATAGCCATGGCCACCGGACCCGCACCTCTCAACCTCCCTGGCCTTCTCAGTCTCCTCGACGAGACCATCGAGGCCCTCGTCCGGCTCGACTCCGACGCGCTCCTAGCTCTCGAACAGAAAGTTTCTGCACACTCTTCCGCCCCTCTGTCCCTCAGCGCCGAGACCACCCGCTCACTTCTCCGGAAGAAACGCCTCCTGGGCCAGCTCCTCGAAGACACTTCCGCAAATCTCGCACTGCTGAGCCGTCTGCACGCCTCAAAGGAAGAAACTCCATGGGCTCGCTGACCGCACTGTTGGACATGTCTCGCCAAACCCTCGCCGCCGACCAGGCCGCGCTCAACATCACCTCCAACAACATCGCCAACCAGAACACCCCCGGCTACACCCGCGAGGTCGCCACCTGGCACCCCGGCGATACCGTCAACATCGGTGGCCTCAGTGTCGGCTCCGGGGCCAGCGTCGACGCCATCTCCCAGCGCGACCGCGTACTCGAGCAGCGTGTCCAGCAACAAACCCAGATCCAGTCCCAGAGCGCCGCGCTCTCCACCGCCCTCCGCCAGGTCGTGGACGTCTTCGGCCTCACCTCCTCCTCCACCTCCAGCGCTACCACCGCGCTCGGCTCCGCCATCGACTCCTTCTTCAACTCCCTGAGCACCCTCACCACGCACCCCTCAGACTCCTCCACCCGCCAGAGCGTCCTCTCTGCGGCCAGCACCCTTGTTAACGCCTTCAACTCCGCCGCTAACCAGCTCTCCAGCATCTCCTCCGGACTCGACCAGCAGGCCGGCACCATCGTCGGACAGGTCAACTCCCTCACCTCCGCCATCGCCTCGCTCAACCAGCAGATCTCCGCCCTCAGCCCCAACGCTGACGCCGGTACCCTCGAAGACCAGCGCCAGCACGATATCGCCCAGCTCTCGCAGTACATCGGCCTCAACCAGATCACCACCGAGAACAACGGCATCACCCTCACCACCAGCAATGGAGCCG
The Edaphobacter bradus genome window above contains:
- a CDS encoding flagellar basal body P-ring protein FlgI → MAALLIFSTSAGATDIPTTKLARIKDIASIEGIRDNQLVGYGIVVGLQGTGDSQQTAFPIQTLAATLLRMGVSVPASSIRVQNLAAVFISATLPPFAQPGTKIDVTASSAGDARSLEGGLLLMTPLYGADGKIYAQAQGPLVVGGYAVSVNGNTKQVNHPNTARIPFGAIVERGVSLDLRDRHSLSLMLNDADFRSAESVAGAINHNLGRPTASVIDSRRIDLAIQPGEDVPELLARVESTEVSLFPRAKVIVNERTGTVVIGGTVVLQPVSILHGGLAINVVSHFEISQPSFSSTGTTQIVRQTSVSAQDKPVNRIELKEGATVDDLVRSLQTIGATARDVISILQAMKSAGALEAEIEVL
- the flgM gene encoding flagellar biosynthesis anti-sigma factor FlgM — its product is MSYTSGIGNLQQILTSLAAAQTGKTQQTNVEQGPTGSGLSAAPTEKTDQTHLSSTGGLIAQALDSGSDVRTGKVAQLQQAIAAGTYNVSSSDVASKLIDSLLK
- the flgK gene encoding flagellar hook-associated protein FlgK, which encodes MGSLTALLDMSRQTLAADQAALNITSNNIANQNTPGYTREVATWHPGDTVNIGGLSVGSGASVDAISQRDRVLEQRVQQQTQIQSQSAALSTALRQVVDVFGLTSSSTSSATTALGSAIDSFFNSLSTLTTHPSDSSTRQSVLSAASTLVNAFNSAANQLSSISSGLDQQAGTIVGQVNSLTSAIASLNQQISALSPNADAGTLEDQRQHDIAQLSQYIGLNQITTENNGITLTTSNGAVLVSGNNAYALNTTTVSGVTHILAGAGTPQDVTSGLTGGQLGGILEARDQQIPTFSSQLDQLAYAIGTQLNQRNQQGFDDNGNPGQALFILPATASGAAATIAVATTNPQAIAAAASGEGSSGSGNALAMSDLADTSIVSGQTASGFFATFLGQLGSAAAQANTDNTTQQATLSQLTTQRDSLSGVSLDEEAANLTQYQRSYEAAAKVFTIVDTLLANAINLGEQTTVS